The genomic window GATTAACTCTGTGATCGGTAAGCCTATTTTGGGGGAAATTATACGTCCTGATCCTTTCACTTCGATCCCCTGAACCCACCTGCTGTTTTCTACTTTCAGCCAGTTCACTTTTCTGTTTTTCTATCTCCATTTCCAATATCTTTGATTTCAAAAGCTTCATAGCTTTTTCTTTATTTTTTATCTGACTTCTTTCATCTTGACAAGCCACAACAACACCTGTAGGTATATGGGTTATCCTCACAGCTGAGTCGGTAGTATTCACGTGCTGTCCGCCTGCACCAGACGATCTATAAACATCTATCCTTAAATCTTTGGGATCTATGTGAACATCCACATCATCAGCCTCAGGTAAAACCGCCACAGTACATGCAGATGTGTGAATTCTTCCACTGGCCTCAGTCTCGGGTATCCTCTGAACCCTATGCCCACCAGCTTCAAATTTAAGCTTACTATAAGCATTTTTCCCTTTTACCAATAACACTACCTCTTTGTACCCACCCATACCAGTCTCATTGGCATCGATAATCTCAGTTTTCCATCCGCACTTTTCAGCGTATCTCATATACATCCTTAAAAGATCTGCTGCAAAAAGGGAAGCCTCTTCCCCACCTGTACCAGCTCTTATCTCAATATAGATATTCTTTTCGTCAAAAGGGTCCTTTGGCAATAGTAAAAGTTTTAACTCTTCCTCAATCTTTTCCAGTTTTTTTCGGCCTTCTTCCACCTCAATCTCAGCTAATTCGATGAGATCTTTGTCCCCACCATCCCGGAGAATAGCCTCAGCCTCTTCGACAGCTTTTTTCACATCTTTATATTCCACATACTTTTCCACAACAGGCTTAAGCTCAGAATGTTCTTTACTAAGCTGCTGATAAAGCTTTATATCGCTTATCACATTTGGATCAGAAAGCTTTTCTGTAAGCTCATTGTATTTTTGATATACCTCTTCTAATTTATCAAACATATATCAACCCTTCCTTTCTTTCATTTTTATCGAGTGCTTCTTTGATAGATATGAGAGCCACTTCCAATTGACTATCATCAGGCTCCTGTGTGGTGATTTTCTGCAACCACAAACCAGGTGCTATAAGCATTTTGACAAAGGTATTATCCTGATATTTTGCACTAAGCTTTAAAATCTCATAGGATACCCCTGCAATTACTGGCACAAAAACAATCCTGGCTAAAAACTTTACTATGAAATGGGAATCCTTTGGAATGAGGGTAAAAACGAATATAGATACAATCATTACGATCAGCAAGAAACTCGTCCCGCATCTCGGATGAAACCTACTCATCTGCCTTGCATTTTCCACTGTCAACTCTTTACCACTTTCAAAAGTGTATATAGATTTGTGTTCCGCACCATGATATTGAAAAACCCTTTTTATATCCTTAAAAAAAGAAATAAAGTAAATATACAACACGAAGAACACCACCCTTATCACCCCATCCACGAGGTTATAAACAAGAAAGGAGCGCTCAATTATTGGAAAAACATACTTTAATAAATCAGTAATCAATAATGGTAAGAACAAAAAAAGTAAAATCCCCAAACCAAAACCGATAACCATTGTGATAAAAACCTCTTTAAAAGAAAGTTTCTCTTCACCCTCTCCCAACGCGTGATGAGCACTGAAATTTAGTGCCTGTATACCTAAAACAAGGGCATCATACAACCCTATTAACCCTCTAATAAAAGGCTTTTTAAAAAAACTGTTGGAATCGATCTTTATATCCTTTTTTTGAATAACTATAGTGTTATCTGGCCTCCTCACAGCTATAACAAATTTAGAAGGAGCTCTCATCATAACCCCCTCAATGACCGCCTGGCCACCTATATTCACTTTACACTCACTCATTTTTTTCACCTGATAAAGATTTTTTAATTAAGACGGTTATACTTCTTAAGAAGTTCAAGGTATTTTTTTCGAACGTCTGCAGCCTGACCACAAGTCATCTCACCTTCCGGGCATTTTTCAGTTACACACCCAGGGCCAGCAAATTTAAAAACAGCAGGAGCCACCTCCATACACAACTTTAACATCTCTTCAGCCATTTGCCTTATCTCCCACTGTGCTCTGTTGCAACATCTCAATTTGAAAAAATGTAATAACTCCCTTGCATTCATGGTAACTATAATTTTTGTCTCGCAAGCATTTGGTAAGATATACCTTGCATCCTCAGCTGGAATATCTTGGGATATCATCTCTGAATAAAGCAACGCCAACTCCTTCATAAGGGCGGCATATCTAACGTAATATCGCTCATGATGCTTTATAGACGGAGGAACTATATAATCAATATCCTCCCTATGCTTAACATATCGCTGGGACTTTTGGGAATAGCTCGCAATCCTGTGTCTAACCAACTGGTGCGTCAAAGCCCTCGAGACCCCTTCAATACCAAAAGTAAAAGATATATGCTCCAATACAGAATGATGACCTATTTTGACAATCTTCTCTATAAAAAGGGTTTGTTCTTTCTCGGAAATCTTGTCCAGTAGCTCCCCAATAGATGCATCTGAGTAACACAATTTTGCAGATAAAGCCACAACCCTTTCTGGATCAGGGGTGTGGCTTAGCAATCTAACCGATAGACCTGTTTCCATAAAGATGGGGCACTACTTTTTCTTTGCAGAAGCCTCGTATTTTTTCATAAACTTTTCCACTCTACCAGCAGCGTCAACAAATTTCTGTTTACCAGTAAAAAATGGATGGCAATTAGAACAGATAGCAATACCTGTCTTTTTAGCAGTAGATATTGTCTTTATCTCATTTCCACATGCACAATTGAAAACAACCTCTTTTACATTTGGATGAATACCTTTTTTCATTACCGCACACCTCACAAAATATTAAGACTACATGTATAGCACAAATATATTTTTTTTCAACAAAAATTTCTACACAATCTAATTTATGATTTTTCTTACAAACAAAAACATTAAAACAAAGCGGAACTGCTGTTAATATAACATTATGAAAAAAAGATTACCCATAGGTGAGTTCAACATCGCAAACCTCATCAATGATGGTTTTTTATACGTGGATAAGACGCAATTTGTATATAAGCTATTAACATCTTCCAAGTATTACTTCCTTTCTTGCCTCCACCGGTTTGGAAAATCTTTGTTTGTATCCACACTGGAGCAGGTCTTTAAAGGGAACAAAGATCTTTTTAAGGGGCTATGGATATATGAGTCAGGTTATGATTGGGGATTTTATCCAGTTGTAAAAATAGACTTTAATCAGATTTAAGAGTTTTTCTAAGGATGAGTACAATGTTTATACGAAGATATATGATAAGTTATCGGTGGGTGATGTGGCTGGATTTATTTCTGTTGTAAGTTCGATATTTGCATTTATCCCTTATGAGGAAGGTATTAGGTTGAATGAGGGGAGTTTCCATACGTTGTTTTACCTTATGTTATCAGCAGGTGGTTTACCAGCAAGGAGTGAGGTGCTAAACTACAGTGGTAGGATAGATATGGTATTGGAGATGAGGGATAAGGTATATATCTTTGAGTTTAAGTGTAATCA from Calditerrivibrio sp. includes these protein-coding regions:
- the prfA gene encoding peptide chain release factor 1; the protein is MFDKLEEVYQKYNELTEKLSDPNVISDIKLYQQLSKEHSELKPVVEKYVEYKDVKKAVEEAEAILRDGGDKDLIELAEIEVEEGRKKLEKIEEELKLLLLPKDPFDEKNIYIEIRAGTGGEEASLFAADLLRMYMRYAEKCGWKTEIIDANETGMGGYKEVVLLVKGKNAYSKLKFEAGGHRVQRIPETEASGRIHTSACTVAVLPEADDVDVHIDPKDLRIDVYRSSGAGGQHVNTTDSAVRITHIPTGVVVACQDERSQIKNKEKAMKLLKSKILEMEIEKQKSELAESRKQQVGSGDRSERIRTYNFPQNRLTDHRVNLTVYNLDMVMEGELDEIIDALITHDQAERLKNIGL
- a CDS encoding DUF1385 domain-containing protein, whose translation is MRAPSKFVIAVRRPDNTIVIQKKDIKIDSNSFFKKPFIRGLIGLYDALVLGIQALNFSAHHALGEGEEKLSFKEVFITMVIGFGLGILLFLFLPLLITDLLKYVFPIIERSFLVYNLVDGVIRVVFFVLYIYFISFFKDIKRVFQYHGAEHKSIYTFESGKELTVENARQMSRFHPRCGTSFLLIVMIVSIFVFTLIPKDSHFIVKFLARIVFVPVIAGVSYEILKLSAKYQDNTFVKMLIAPGLWLQKITTQEPDDSQLEVALISIKEALDKNERKEGLIYV
- the thyX gene encoding FAD-dependent thymidylate synthase; protein product: METGLSVRLLSHTPDPERVVALSAKLCYSDASIGELLDKISEKEQTLFIEKIVKIGHHSVLEHISFTFGIEGVSRALTHQLVRHRIASYSQKSQRYVKHREDIDYIVPPSIKHHERYYVRYAALMKELALLYSEMISQDIPAEDARYILPNACETKIIVTMNARELLHFFKLRCCNRAQWEIRQMAEEMLKLCMEVAPAVFKFAGPGCVTEKCPEGEMTCGQAADVRKKYLELLKKYNRLN
- the rpmE gene encoding 50S ribosomal protein L31, with amino-acid sequence MKKGIHPNVKEVVFNCACGNEIKTISTAKKTGIAICSNCHPFFTGKQKFVDAAGRVEKFMKKYEASAKKK
- a CDS encoding AAA family ATPase; this encodes MKKRLPIGEFNIANLINDGFLYVDKTQFVYKLLTSSKYYFLSCLHRFGKSLFVSTLEQVFKGNKDLFKGLWIYESGYDWGFYPVVKIDFNQI
- a CDS encoding PD-(D/E)XK nuclease domain-containing protein; this translates as MAGFISVVSSIFAFIPYEEGIRLNEGSFHTLFYLMLSAGGLPARSEVLNYSGRIDMVLEMRDKVYIFEFKCNQSAEVALNQIKERDCHRQYLHSGKNIYLVGINFVVQKRNIEDYKVTFIYPS